The Cervus canadensis isolate Bull #8, Minnesota chromosome 5, ASM1932006v1, whole genome shotgun sequence genome contains the following window.
ATAAATGCACAGTAAGAAAAGCTGCATCCTAGACATCATTGGTAATAACAGCTATCACTCCTAAGGTACTATACTTAGCAGTGTAAGACTAAAAATTGATTCTTAGTATGAGAAGTAGGAAAGTGAACATGAGGACTGCTCTCTCTTAGTAGGGTAGTGAACATGAAGACTGAATGTTCCAAGCTTGTTCTTTGCTGCTATTGTCTTAGTAACCATATTAGTATTCTTAGTATAGTAAGTTTCATCTGAGATATGgtacttaaaaacaaaagttacCTAATTCAAGAAATTAAAGGCTTATTCAGCATACCTGTCCATAATATCTATTTCCCCTAAAGGTTTTCAggtaaatgtgtattttaattaaGTCCAATTCACCTTTGTAGGGGGAACACACCTGAAACTAGAGGAACAGCTTATGTGGTCTATGAAGACATCTTTGATGCCAAGAATGCATGTGATCACCTGTCAGGATTCAATGTTTGTAACAGATACCTTGTGGTTTTGTACTATAATGCCAACAGGGTAAGTACAGGCATGGTCCTCATCACTTGGGGAACCCATGTAAGAGTTAGTGGAGGGTTGTACCATTAGGGGAGATGCTCTCCAGAGTTCTTCTCTAGCTAGTGCTATTGGTAAAATTCGTTTGACTGTAGGTTGGTAACTGTTAACTTTGGTCCTTACCACACTTTCAGGCATTTCAGAAGATGGAcacaaagaagaaggaagaacagTTGAAGCTTCTTAAGGAGAAATATGGCATCAACACAGATCCACCAAAGTAAATGTTTTCTGCATTTTCACTTTGGACTAAAACCCATGAATGactaccacttttttttttttcttttaaatgctgaatattgtgattttttatttGAGATTGACCCAGTTTCAAGACCCACTTGAAACTGATATATGTTAGAATATATTATGTTAATAAACTTGTAGCTTTTGGTAAAACATGTCagtgttttctcttaaaatttctcCTATATtataccagaaaaaaaagataataaaacagCAGTTGAACCATATCAAGAATTATTCAGTAGTAGATGGTCCTAGAGACTAAGCTTCTTGAGAATGGAGACCTTTTGATAGTCTCAATACTACCAGTGACCAGTCCAGTGCTTAGCCATTAGGGGAACTTATTAAGAGTATTGTTACTTATTGAATGTCTATTAATAATGAAATCTACATAATAACTCAGTGAAGGTAGGTATCTCccttttgcagataaggaaaccaaagtttatcatgttgagtgaatgaataaaatgttttttgacATCAACTAGTTATTAACCACATGAGTACATTTGAGTGATACTTGGTTTACAGTTAGTGAAATGCCTTTGTCAGTATTGGTACCCTTGTCCTTAGAGGTTTATTCTAGAAATGGTCATTCAGATGATAACACATTGTTAGAAATGGGGAGCAAGCTGCCAGGGTGGTGGTATTTGTTGTTACATGTCTAAGATGTATTTATGTATTCTTTCCCTTTAGTTAATAAGTGTTTGTGTATATTTTGGACCTTAGCTCATAGTATATCTTTgccataaataaaatacttaatgcTTAGTCTTATAATCACAAACTCCCATGGCATGGAAATAGTATGTTTATTACCACATTCATCATAGCTCAGCAGCTTGGAGGAGAtagctataattttctttttatagtttagGCATGGGCCAAATGGAGAAACATGGACTAATTGTTTTGTATATAACTATAACGCAAAATCAATTTGAAAGATACAAGCATTGAATCATTTAAATGGACAAAGCCTCTTCTACTTTTAAATGCATTTAGCTTTGAAATCTAGCATTACTGCAAGAAAATagattattttgtactttttgtaCTGTCTTCTCAAAGCCTACTATTGAAAATCAAGAAATAATTGTCTTGTTTATTAACTCTGTCTGAGTGCTTTTTGAAAGCACTGTTAAAGAGTAGAAAAGAGTCCTTTCTAAGAAGGGCAGGCAGATGACAAAGGAGCCACAGCTGTAATTTTCTTGTGAATGCTTTTATGAGTTCCTTATTTTTGTAATGCTCAGTGTGCTTTTAGGtatctataaatataaaaagaattttctaaaagaCTTTTGTAAGGGGAAAACAAATTAGACCTACTTACAGTGTGGTTTGTCTACAGACTGACTTGCTCCTAATATAAGTTGTTTTAAATTAGTAACAAGGGGGAATTCCTGACAGTTATAACTGGTCTATCATTTGgattatatatgtgttagttgaATTCCATGACCTAAAGTTAAGAGTTTCTAAAAAATGCCCTCTAATTGGAAATTTTTAGCCAGTTCCAATTACAAGAACATTAGTTCAGTGGACACATCCTGAGCCTCTGCTCTGTTCTCTATGTACTGAAATGCTGAGGACATAGTTACAGCCAGTCCTCTGCACCAGGCATTGAAGGCGCAGTTTCTCAAAATGCTTTTAAGAGTATAAGGAATCGGgatttccctgacagtccagtggttaatacttcttccaaggcaggggatgtgggttggaTTTCTTGTctgagagctaagatcccacatgctttgtgaccaaaaaaaaacagaacataaaacagaagcaatactgtaacaaagactttaaaaatggtccgtattaaaaaatcttaaaaataaatccagGGGGACATCGAAGCCAGCTGGGGAGCTTAAAAAAAAGGGAATGATTGTGttcatgtgcatgtatgtacacacacacatgtgccagAGCTGCTTTACATCCATGTAGGTTACATTTCAAGTTTTCAAGAAAGATTTTGTATGAATAGAGAATTCATTGAAAGTATGAAAGTGACTgataaaacatatatttcatcATCACCTTCTTGCTTAACAACTTTTGGTGGCTCTCACAGGATGATGCCCAAACCCTTGTCGTATTGCATCACAATTTTCTGTGTTATCTTTTAAGAGTGTCAGTAAAGCAGGGCCTGTGAAGCCTAGCGCCCTACCCTCTCCACGTGCTAGCCAGTAGGTATTTGCTTTTATTCCCCCCTCCTGTTAGTGTCTCCTGTTACCACCTTGGCTATGAGTACTCTAGGCTGAGATCATTTACTTGACTCCATAATGGGCACCTGAAATGGTCCTTGGTGCTATTTTTAGTTATCTTATTGGTGTCACAGCAGAAAACATGATGATAATCTTTTATACAGGCTGACTTCTGAGGAATTCTCATAGGCCTTTTGTATCATTGAGGAAAGCGAGGAACCAAGACATTCTGAAGGAAACACCCCAGAAAGGAGTGAGTGTAGCACCTGCTGACTGGTCTGGTCCCACCGTAGAGGTGAGCATAGGGACTGGTGACTGAAAGCAAAGCAGCccctttctcatttcattttctccatcttaAAGCACTGCTTCTTCAGTAGCTCATCAGTCCTCAGCAGAGGAATACAGCCAGGACTTTTTGGAGACAAAAGGGATCAATAAAATAGCCAACATGTTGTGTCATACACATACATGACACATTTTGTGATGTGTTATCAACGAGTCTATGAAGGAAACTTAACAGCACTTGCCCCTCCCTCAGTCTTGAAACAATTCTAAGACATCACTGAAGAAGAACCCTGACGATGGCCAAGAGCTTTTCTCAGgccaactaaaagaaaaatctcttagCTACATTGCCGTGGGCTCTCCTGACATACAGAACCCATATCAATCA
Protein-coding sequences here:
- the SF3B6 gene encoding splicing factor 3B subunit 6, producing the protein MAMQAAKRANIRLPPEVNRILYIRNLPYKITAEEMYDIFGKYGPIRQIRVGNTPETRGTAYVVYEDIFDAKNACDHLSGFNVCNRYLVVLYYNANRAFQKMDTKKKEEQLKLLKEKYGINTDPPK